One Enterococcus silesiacus genomic window carries:
- a CDS encoding CAAX protease: MAYVKNFFIVVGLFLVSQIGMTVFDVVKIISQEKGEANLSLFVSILLILLVIGNIWLLLFLGKKLGFFSIKFDFFTKKNVGIILGGFILARVIAIGGTLLLNTQGSQSTANDAAIQTLFTGENPLLIILLLGISAPIMEEIVFRGGIIGFWLEKFPLLAIALSSILFGLIHGPTNVVSFLIYALIGLILSVAYYKTQRLEVSISIHFLNNILGAIMIGFGLI; encoded by the coding sequence AAAAATTTTTTTATTGTAGTTGGTTTGTTTTTAGTAAGTCAAATTGGTATGACGGTATTTGATGTAGTAAAAATCATTTCTCAGGAAAAGGGCGAAGCAAATTTATCTTTGTTTGTATCTATTTTGTTGATATTGTTGGTTATTGGGAATATTTGGCTATTGCTATTTTTAGGAAAAAAGCTTGGTTTTTTTAGTATAAAATTTGATTTTTTCACTAAGAAAAATGTTGGAATTATTCTAGGTGGTTTTATTTTGGCCAGAGTGATTGCTATTGGCGGAACTCTTTTATTGAATACTCAAGGGTCACAAAGTACGGCTAATGATGCTGCGATACAGACACTATTTACAGGGGAGAATCCTTTATTGATCATATTATTATTAGGGATTTCGGCACCAATCATGGAAGAGATTGTATTTAGAGGTGGGATCATCGGGTTTTGGTTGGAAAAATTTCCGCTGCTTGCTATTGCACTTAGTTCGATTCTATTTGGTTTGATTCATGGACCAACAAACGTAGTCAGTTTTTTGATTTATGCTTTGATAGGCTTGATTCTTTCTGTAGCTTATTATAAAACTCAGCGTCTAGAAGTCAGCATATCTATCCACTTTTTAAACAATATTCTTGGTGCGATCATGATCGGATTTGGGCTGATTTAG
- a CDS encoding oligo-beta-mannoside permease IIC protein: MNTFLDKLQAKLGPIAYKLDSNRYLSAIKNGFFVAMPLLIIGSMFLLVTQLPIEPYTNFMASILGENWMSLFLQVNDMTMNAMTLFVILGIASELAKYYTVDRGSTQAIALVAFLVLTPITSTDDGSFLPLGNFGASGLFVGMITAILATEIFRWVIQKGWTIKMPDSVPSNVAKSFSALIPGFFVVIVFNLVRIGFTFTAYETAQNFIFEVLQTPLLALGSSLPATLIILLFEALLWSFGIHGSNIVGAVMQPIWIALTVENAQAFATGKPLPNIVNYQFYSNFVKLGGSSATIGLAIACLFFAKSSQFKTLGKLSFAPAIFNINEPLVFGIPIVLNPMMLIPFVIAPLLMCIIAYTAMATGLVPLANGVNLPWTMPPVIAGLMVSGWRGAVLQIVQILLSFGLYYPFFKLEDAKAYKIEIEGEATYNAEIVENS, encoded by the coding sequence ATGAATACATTTTTAGATAAACTACAAGCAAAGTTAGGTCCAATTGCTTACAAACTCGATTCAAATCGTTATCTTTCAGCTATTAAAAATGGTTTCTTTGTCGCTATGCCCTTATTGATCATTGGTTCTATGTTTTTATTAGTCACGCAATTGCCAATAGAACCTTATACTAATTTTATGGCTTCCATTTTAGGTGAAAACTGGATGTCACTATTTTTACAAGTCAATGATATGACTATGAACGCGATGACTTTATTTGTGATCTTAGGGATTGCTAGTGAGCTGGCGAAATATTACACTGTCGATCGAGGCTCGACTCAGGCAATTGCTCTTGTTGCCTTTTTAGTCCTCACGCCGATCACTTCAACGGATGACGGTTCATTTCTACCGTTAGGAAACTTTGGGGCATCTGGTCTGTTTGTTGGCATGATCACGGCAATACTTGCAACTGAAATTTTCCGCTGGGTCATACAAAAAGGCTGGACGATCAAAATGCCTGATTCTGTTCCTTCCAATGTAGCGAAATCGTTTTCAGCATTGATTCCTGGCTTTTTCGTAGTGATTGTCTTTAACTTGGTTCGGATCGGTTTTACTTTTACTGCTTATGAAACGGCTCAAAATTTTATTTTCGAAGTGCTGCAAACACCTCTTTTAGCGCTAGGCAGTTCACTTCCGGCAACCTTGATTATTTTGTTATTCGAAGCACTGCTATGGTCATTCGGAATCCACGGTTCAAATATTGTCGGTGCTGTGATGCAACCGATTTGGATCGCTTTAACTGTTGAAAATGCTCAAGCTTTCGCTACTGGTAAACCATTGCCAAATATTGTGAATTATCAATTCTACAGTAATTTTGTCAAACTGGGCGGCTCCAGTGCAACAATTGGTTTAGCAATTGCCTGCCTTTTTTTCGCAAAATCTTCTCAGTTTAAAACATTAGGAAAGCTATCTTTTGCACCTGCAATTTTTAATATCAATGAGCCTTTAGTTTTTGGTATTCCGATCGTGCTCAATCCAATGATGCTGATTCCCTTTGTCATTGCCCCTCTTTTGATGTGCATTATTGCCTATACAGCAATGGCAACCGGTCTTGTACCATTAGCTAACGGTGTAAATTTACCGTGGACGATGCCGCCTGTTATTGCAGGTTTGATGGTCAGCGGTTGGCGTGGTGCTGTTTTGCAAATCGTTCAGATTTTATTGAGCTTTGGTTTGTATTATCCGTTCTTTAAGTTAGAAGATGCGAAAGCTTATAAAATTGAAATCGAAGGCGAAGCAACATATAATGCCGAAATTGTAGAAAATTCTTAA
- a CDS encoding phosphate-starvation-inducible protein PsiE, with translation MKEEQRFGIMKKYVNWVLDVVLGALALLILIFMIRQLFDISTFITKPMTPKNLSIVMQEVVAFFMLFEFIMMVIRYIQEGHHIPIRYLILICITAILRQLMVLHGDAVQTLLLSVSILSLVIVLFVLNLSGNKSYVGFKPHIDEKEKQ, from the coding sequence ATGAAAGAAGAACAGAGATTTGGGATAATGAAAAAATATGTCAATTGGGTTTTGGATGTTGTTTTAGGCGCACTTGCCCTACTGATTTTGATTTTTATGATACGGCAATTATTTGACATCAGCACATTTATCACAAAACCAATGACACCTAAAAACTTATCGATCGTAATGCAGGAAGTTGTGGCATTTTTTATGTTATTCGAGTTTATTATGATGGTGATCCGCTATATTCAAGAAGGTCATCATATTCCGATCAGGTACTTGATCCTGATTTGTATTACGGCTATTTTAAGACAATTAATGGTGCTTCATGGTGATGCTGTGCAAACCTTGTTATTATCTGTATCGATTCTATCACTGGTTATTGTATTATTTGTACTAAACCTGAGTGGCAATAAATCGTATGTAGGTTTTAAACCTCACATAGATGAAAAAGAGAAACAATGA